A region of Methyloversatilis discipulorum DNA encodes the following proteins:
- a CDS encoding multicopper oxidase family protein, protein MTSRRDFFRNAGIAGAAVAATTVSRVAMAAIPEPVIETTADTRGPLIPASGRPYNPVVTLNGWTLPWRMKDGVKEFHLVAEPVVREMAPGFKAHLWGYNGQSPGPTIEVVEGDRVRIYVTNRLPERTSVHWHGQRLPNGMDGVSGLTQPAIPPGKTFVYEFVARRPGTFMYHPHADEMTQMAMGMMGFWVTHPKGRHPLIATVDRDYVFLLNAYDIDPGSYTPKTMTMLDFNLWSWNSRIFPGIAPLVARKNDRVRIRIGNLTMTNHPIHIHGHEFEVTGTDGGPVPKSARWPEVTTDIAVGQMRQIEFIADEEGDWAFHCHKSHHTMNAMSHDVPNLIGVDHGGLAERISNLVPGYMAMGERGMGDMADMKMPLPENTAPMMTGDGPFGSVEMGGMFSVFKVRREQKPGDYTDPGWFRHPPGTVARAVGDAQPVAQPPAGHDHGASSMPLTQPQDIEVQVRKPAAGAHDHQ, encoded by the coding sequence ATGACTTCCCGCAGAGATTTCTTCCGCAACGCCGGCATCGCCGGTGCGGCCGTCGCCGCCACCACGGTGAGCCGCGTCGCCATGGCGGCCATCCCCGAACCGGTGATCGAAACCACGGCCGACACGCGCGGCCCGCTGATCCCGGCGTCCGGGCGCCCCTACAACCCGGTGGTGACGCTGAATGGCTGGACGCTGCCCTGGCGCATGAAGGACGGCGTCAAGGAGTTCCATCTGGTGGCCGAGCCGGTGGTGCGCGAAATGGCGCCCGGCTTCAAGGCCCACCTGTGGGGCTATAACGGCCAGTCACCGGGGCCCACCATCGAAGTGGTCGAGGGCGACCGCGTGCGCATCTACGTCACCAACAGGCTGCCCGAGCGCACCAGCGTGCACTGGCACGGCCAGCGCCTGCCCAACGGCATGGACGGCGTGAGCGGTCTGACCCAGCCGGCGATACCGCCGGGCAAGACCTTCGTTTATGAATTCGTCGCCCGCCGCCCAGGCACCTTCATGTATCACCCGCACGCCGACGAAATGACGCAGATGGCGATGGGCATGATGGGCTTCTGGGTCACCCACCCGAAGGGCCGTCACCCGCTGATCGCGACTGTGGACCGCGACTACGTGTTCCTGCTCAACGCCTACGACATCGACCCCGGCAGCTACACGCCGAAGACCATGACCATGCTGGACTTCAACCTGTGGTCATGGAACAGCCGCATCTTCCCCGGCATCGCACCGCTGGTCGCGCGGAAGAACGACCGCGTGCGCATCCGCATCGGCAACCTGACGATGACCAATCACCCCATCCACATCCACGGCCACGAATTCGAGGTCACCGGCACCGACGGCGGGCCGGTACCGAAGTCGGCGCGCTGGCCCGAGGTGACCACCGACATCGCGGTCGGCCAGATGCGGCAGATCGAGTTCATCGCCGACGAGGAGGGCGACTGGGCCTTCCATTGCCACAAGAGTCACCACACGATGAACGCGATGAGCCACGACGTGCCCAACCTGATCGGTGTCGATCATGGCGGGTTGGCCGAACGCATATCGAATCTGGTGCCCGGCTATATGGCGATGGGCGAACGCGGCATGGGCGACATGGCCGACATGAAGATGCCGCTGCCGGAGAACACCGCGCCGATGATGACCGGCGACGGCCCCTTCGGTTCGGTCGAGATGGGCGGCATGTTCTCGGTGTTCAAGGTGAGGCGCGAACAGAAGCCCGGCGACTACACCGACCCGGGCTGGTTCCGCCATCCGCCGGGCACGGTGGCACGCGCGGTGGGCGACGCGCAGCCGGTCGCGCAGCCGCCGGCCGGCCATGACCACGGCGCCTCCAGCATGCCGCTGACGCAGCCGCAGGATATCGAAGTACAGGTGCGCAAGCCGGCCGCCGGCGCGCACGACCACCAGTGA
- a CDS encoding heavy metal translocating P-type ATPase: MNTSDLPAAAGTLTRWEFGVEGMTCASCSTRVEKALARLPGVASASVNLATERAAVEADTSVDAAALRAAVDKAGYVLKPQALRLHIEGMTCASCSARVEKALNKVPGVLSVSVNLATETADIVSAADNLGALQAAVERAGYRATLPAVTPEAAPRGVLPEWWPVALAIALSLPLALPMVGMLWGAHWMLPGGLQFLLATPVQFWLGARFYVAGWKALRAGSGNMDLLVALGTSAAWGLSVWLWLTAAPGTMPHLYFEASAVVITLVLLGKWLETRAKRQTTDAIRALNALRPDTARVRRNGVEVELPLAQVALGDEVVIRPGERVPVDGDIVDGASQVDESLITGESLPVAKQTGDRVTGGAVNGEGRLLVRTRAVGAETVLARIVRLVESAQAKKAPIQRLVDQVSAVFVPVVIALAALTFGGWMVAGAGVETALLNAVAVMVIACPCALGLATPTAIMVGTGAAARHGILIKDAEALEIAHRVSVVAFDKTGTLTEGRPELVAFEPAVGAPGELLALAAALQAGSEHPLARAVSTAAVREGVTVLPATALAAVAGRGIEATVDGCALKLGSSRFMEELGVDLLPLAARAAQLQAEGRTVSWLADLTEAPRLIGLLAFGDTLKASAARAVSRLQAGGVRTVLVSGDNRGAAAAVAAQLGMADVRAEVLPEHKAEVVAELKQGGAVVAMVGDGINDAPALAAADVGIAMSTGTDVAMHAAGITLMQGDPARVADALDISRRTWAKIRQNLFWAFAYNVVGIPLAAAGMLNPVIAGAAMAFSSFSVVSNALLLRRWKPEEVRDEHR, from the coding sequence ATGAACACCTCCGATCTGCCCGCCGCTGCGGGCACGCTCACCCGCTGGGAATTCGGCGTCGAAGGCATGACCTGCGCCTCCTGCTCGACCCGCGTCGAGAAGGCGCTAGCGCGTCTGCCCGGCGTCGCGTCGGCCAGCGTGAACCTGGCGACCGAGCGCGCCGCAGTCGAGGCAGACACCTCGGTCGATGCGGCCGCGCTGCGGGCGGCGGTCGACAAGGCCGGTTACGTACTGAAGCCGCAGGCGCTGCGCCTGCACATCGAAGGCATGACCTGCGCGTCCTGCTCGGCGCGCGTCGAGAAGGCGCTGAACAAGGTGCCGGGCGTGCTGTCGGTCAGCGTCAATCTGGCGACTGAGACCGCCGACATCGTCAGCGCGGCCGACAATCTCGGCGCGCTGCAGGCGGCGGTCGAGCGCGCGGGCTATCGCGCAACGCTGCCGGCGGTGACGCCCGAGGCCGCACCGCGCGGCGTACTGCCCGAATGGTGGCCGGTGGCGCTGGCGATCGCGCTGTCGTTGCCGCTTGCGCTGCCCATGGTGGGCATGCTGTGGGGCGCGCACTGGATGCTGCCCGGCGGGCTGCAGTTCCTGCTCGCGACACCGGTGCAGTTCTGGCTCGGCGCGCGCTTCTACGTCGCTGGCTGGAAGGCGCTGCGCGCCGGCAGCGGCAACATGGACCTGCTGGTCGCGCTCGGCACCTCCGCCGCCTGGGGCCTGAGCGTATGGCTGTGGCTCACCGCTGCGCCGGGCACGATGCCGCACCTGTATTTCGAAGCGTCGGCGGTGGTGATCACGCTGGTGCTGCTCGGCAAATGGCTGGAAACACGCGCCAAGCGGCAGACCACCGACGCGATCCGCGCGCTCAACGCGCTGCGTCCGGATACCGCGCGGGTGCGTCGCAACGGCGTCGAGGTCGAACTGCCGCTGGCGCAGGTCGCGCTCGGCGACGAGGTGGTCATCCGCCCGGGCGAACGGGTGCCGGTCGACGGCGACATCGTCGATGGCGCCAGCCAGGTCGACGAATCGCTGATCACCGGCGAAAGTCTGCCGGTCGCCAAACAGACGGGCGACCGCGTGACCGGTGGCGCAGTCAATGGCGAGGGGCGGCTGCTCGTGCGCACCCGCGCCGTCGGCGCCGAAACCGTGCTGGCGCGCATCGTGCGGCTGGTCGAGAGCGCGCAGGCGAAAAAGGCTCCGATACAGCGCCTGGTCGATCAGGTGAGCGCGGTGTTCGTGCCGGTGGTGATCGCGCTTGCCGCACTCACCTTCGGCGGCTGGATGGTGGCCGGCGCCGGTGTCGAAACGGCGCTGCTGAACGCGGTCGCGGTCATGGTGATCGCCTGCCCGTGCGCGCTCGGGCTGGCCACGCCGACCGCCATCATGGTGGGCACCGGCGCGGCGGCGCGGCACGGCATCCTGATCAAGGACGCGGAGGCGCTGGAAATCGCGCACCGCGTGTCGGTGGTCGCCTTCGACAAGACCGGCACGCTGACCGAGGGCCGACCGGAACTGGTGGCGTTCGAGCCGGCGGTCGGGGCACCCGGCGAACTGCTCGCACTGGCCGCTGCGCTGCAGGCCGGCAGCGAGCACCCGCTGGCGCGCGCCGTGAGCACGGCCGCGGTGCGCGAAGGCGTGACGGTATTGCCGGCGACTGCGCTGGCGGCGGTGGCTGGGCGCGGCATCGAGGCGACTGTCGACGGCTGCGCGTTGAAGCTGGGCAGTTCGCGTTTCATGGAAGAACTGGGCGTCGATCTGTTGCCGCTCGCCGCCCGCGCCGCGCAACTGCAGGCAGAGGGGCGCACCGTGTCCTGGCTGGCCGATCTGACGGAGGCGCCGCGCCTGATCGGACTGCTCGCCTTCGGCGATACGCTGAAGGCATCGGCGGCGCGAGCGGTGAGCCGCCTTCAGGCAGGCGGCGTGCGTACCGTGCTGGTCAGCGGCGACAACCGCGGGGCGGCCGCCGCGGTGGCTGCACAACTGGGCATGGCCGACGTGCGTGCCGAAGTGCTGCCGGAGCACAAGGCCGAGGTGGTCGCCGAACTGAAGCAGGGTGGGGCGGTAGTCGCCATGGTCGGCGACGGCATCAACGACGCGCCGGCGCTGGCCGCGGCCGACGTCGGTATCGCCATGTCCACCGGCACCGACGTGGCGATGCACGCCGCCGGCATCACGCTGATGCAGGGCGACCCGGCGCGCGTGGCCGACGCGCTCGACATTTCGCGGCGCACCTGGGCGAAGATCCGGCAGAACCTGTTCTGGGCCTTCGCCTATAACGTGGTCGGCATTCCGCTGGCCGCGGCCGGCATGCTGAATCCGGTGATCGCCGGCGCGGCGATGGCTTTCTCCAGCTTCAGCGTGGTCAGCAACGCGCTGCTGCTGCGGCGCTGGAAACCCGAAGAGGTGCGCGATGAACATCGGTGA
- a CDS encoding heavy-metal-associated domain-containing protein, producing the protein MSTTIEFTVPDMTCGHCAGRIRALVASIDDSAKVDIDLPTHRVRIDSTVDAETYRSALAEADYPPA; encoded by the coding sequence ATGAGCACGACCATCGAATTCACCGTCCCCGACATGACCTGCGGTCACTGCGCCGGCCGCATCAGGGCGCTGGTCGCCAGCATCGACGACAGCGCGAAGGTCGACATCGACCTGCCGACCCACCGCGTGCGCATCGACTCGACCGTCGATGCGGAAACCTATCGCAGCGCGCTGGCCGAGGCGGACTACCCGCCGGCCTGA
- a CDS encoding PrkA family serine protein kinase, with amino-acid sequence MDIVSHFAARFERTREEELSLEEYLAECKRDPLAYASAAERMLRAIGEPQTVDTRNDPRLSRIFANKVIKIYPAFAEFYGMEDAIEQVVSYFRHAAQGLEEKKQILYLLGPVGGGKSSIAERLKALMQEVPFYAIKGSPVNESPLGLFDPTEDGAILEKEYGIPSRYLNRILSPWAVKRLEEFGGDIRKFRVVKRYPSVLKQVGIAKTEPGDENNQDISSLVGKVDIRKLETYAQDDPDAYSFSGGLCLANQGLLEFVEMFKAPIKVLHPLLTATQEGNFKGTEGFGAIPFDGVVLAHSNESEWKAFRNNKNNEAFLDRIYIVKVPYCLRVSEEVKIYEKLLRGSSLAEAVCAPGTLKMMAQFAVLTRLKEPENSSLYSKMQVYDGENLKDTDPRAKSYQEYRDYAGVDEGMSGISTRFAFKILSKVFNFDSTEVAANPVHLMYVLEQQIEREQFPQDVEQKYIACIKEHLSPRYAEFIGKEIQTAYLESYSEYGQNIFDRYVTYADYWIQDQEYRDTDTGEVFDRASLNAELEKIEKPAGISNPKDFRNEIVNFVLRARANNAGKNPVWTSYEKLRTVIEKKMFSNTEELLPVISFNAKASADDAKKHEDFVNRMVGKGYTPKQVRLLCEWYLRVRKSS; translated from the coding sequence ATGGACATCGTCAGTCATTTCGCCGCGCGTTTCGAACGCACCCGCGAGGAAGAGCTATCGCTGGAAGAGTATCTGGCGGAGTGCAAACGTGACCCGCTGGCGTATGCCAGCGCCGCCGAACGCATGTTGAGGGCGATAGGTGAGCCGCAGACGGTGGACACCCGCAACGACCCGCGGCTGTCGCGCATCTTCGCCAACAAGGTGATCAAGATCTATCCGGCCTTCGCCGAGTTCTACGGCATGGAGGACGCGATCGAGCAGGTGGTGAGCTACTTCCGTCACGCTGCACAGGGTCTGGAAGAGAAGAAGCAGATCCTCTATCTGCTGGGTCCGGTCGGCGGCGGCAAGTCGTCGATCGCCGAGCGGCTGAAGGCACTGATGCAGGAAGTGCCCTTCTACGCGATCAAGGGTTCGCCGGTGAATGAATCGCCGCTGGGCCTGTTCGACCCGACCGAAGACGGCGCCATCCTGGAGAAGGAATACGGCATCCCGAGTCGTTACCTCAATCGCATCCTGAGTCCGTGGGCGGTCAAGCGGCTGGAGGAATTCGGCGGCGACATCCGCAAGTTCCGCGTGGTCAAGCGCTACCCCAGCGTGCTGAAGCAGGTGGGCATCGCCAAGACCGAACCGGGTGACGAGAACAACCAGGACATTTCGTCGCTGGTCGGCAAGGTCGACATCCGCAAGCTCGAAACCTATGCGCAGGACGACCCGGACGCCTACAGCTTCTCCGGCGGCCTGTGCCTGGCCAACCAGGGCCTCCTTGAATTCGTCGAAATGTTCAAGGCGCCGATCAAGGTGCTGCATCCGCTGCTGACCGCGACCCAGGAAGGCAACTTCAAGGGCACCGAAGGTTTCGGCGCGATCCCGTTCGACGGCGTCGTGCTGGCGCACTCGAACGAGAGCGAGTGGAAGGCCTTCCGCAACAACAAGAACAACGAAGCCTTCCTCGACCGCATCTACATCGTCAAGGTGCCGTACTGCCTGCGCGTGTCCGAGGAAGTGAAGATCTACGAAAAGCTGCTGCGCGGCTCGTCGCTGGCCGAGGCGGTGTGCGCCCCGGGCACGCTGAAGATGATGGCCCAGTTCGCCGTGCTGACCCGGCTCAAGGAGCCGGAGAACTCCAGCCTCTATTCGAAGATGCAGGTGTATGACGGCGAGAACCTGAAGGACACCGATCCGCGCGCCAAGAGCTACCAGGAGTACCGCGACTACGCCGGCGTCGACGAAGGCATGAGCGGCATCTCGACCCGCTTCGCGTTCAAGATCCTGTCCAAGGTGTTCAACTTCGATTCGACCGAAGTGGCGGCCAACCCGGTGCACCTGATGTACGTGCTCGAACAGCAGATCGAGCGCGAACAGTTCCCGCAGGACGTCGAGCAGAAGTACATCGCCTGCATCAAGGAACACCTGTCGCCGCGCTACGCCGAATTCATCGGCAAGGAAATCCAGACCGCCTATCTGGAAAGCTACAGCGAGTACGGCCAGAACATCTTCGACCGCTACGTCACCTACGCCGATTACTGGATACAGGACCAGGAGTACCGCGACACCGACACCGGCGAGGTGTTCGACCGCGCCTCGCTGAATGCCGAACTGGAAAAGATCGAGAAGCCGGCGGGCATTTCGAACCCGAAGGATTTCCGCAACGAGATCGTGAACTTCGTACTGCGGGCGCGGGCCAACAATGCCGGCAAGAACCCGGTGTGGACCAGTTACGAAAAGCTGCGCACGGTGATCGAGAAGAAGATGTTCTCCAACACCGAAGAACTGCTGCCGGTCATCAGCTTCAACGCCAAGGCCAGCGCCGACGACGCCAAGAAGCACGAGGACTTCGTCAATCGCATGGTCGGCAAGGGCTACACGCCGAAGCAGGTGCGCCTGCTGTGCGAGTGGTACCTGCGCGTGCGCAAGAGTTCGTGA
- a CDS encoding YeaH/YhbH family protein has protein sequence MQQIIDRRLAGKNKSIGNRERFLRRHKEQIREAVRRAVEGRGIRDIAQGEDIHIPKRDISEPVFGHGQGGSREMVHPGNKDFVRGDRIERPKGGGGGGAGSGNASDSGEGEDDFVFHLTKEEFMQVFFDDLALPNLIRTTLAETPEYKTHRAGFSSDGTPNNLHVVRSMRGAIGRRIALGSESRRELHRLEALLEDLRAQPGTPARLHEIEQIEADIAALRSRIDRIPYLDPIDLRYRSRVRTPVPTAKAVMFCLMDVSGSMDEARKDLAKRFFILLYLFLTRHYEKIEIVFIRHHTQAQEVSEHDFFHATETGGTVVSSALVLMEDIIQARYPRGEWNIYGAQASDGDNWHDDSPRCREILEQKILPLVRYFAYIQVVEQEQNLWHEYSDLAMESENFAIRKAAEVDQIYPVFRDLFKKEGAAK, from the coding sequence TTGCAGCAGATCATCGATCGCAGACTGGCCGGCAAGAACAAGTCCATCGGTAACCGCGAGCGCTTCCTGCGCCGCCACAAGGAGCAGATCCGCGAGGCGGTGCGGCGGGCGGTCGAGGGGCGCGGCATCCGCGACATCGCGCAGGGTGAGGACATCCACATCCCGAAGCGCGACATCAGCGAACCGGTGTTCGGCCACGGTCAGGGCGGCTCCCGTGAAATGGTGCACCCGGGCAACAAGGACTTCGTCCGCGGCGACCGCATCGAGCGGCCCAAGGGCGGTGGGGGGGGCGGCGCCGGTTCGGGCAACGCCAGCGATTCCGGCGAGGGTGAGGACGATTTCGTCTTCCACCTCACCAAGGAAGAGTTCATGCAGGTCTTCTTCGACGACCTGGCCCTGCCCAACCTGATCCGCACCACGCTGGCCGAGACGCCGGAGTACAAGACGCACCGCGCCGGTTTCTCCAGTGACGGCACGCCGAACAATCTGCACGTCGTGCGTTCGATGCGCGGCGCCATCGGCCGGCGCATTGCGCTCGGCAGCGAGTCCCGGCGCGAACTGCACCGGCTCGAAGCCTTGCTCGAAGACCTGCGCGCACAGCCGGGTACGCCGGCGCGGCTGCACGAGATCGAACAGATCGAAGCCGACATTGCCGCGCTGCGTTCGCGCATCGACCGCATTCCCTACCTCGACCCGATAGACCTGCGCTACCGCAGCCGTGTGCGCACGCCGGTGCCGACCGCGAAAGCGGTCATGTTCTGCCTGATGGACGTGTCGGGTTCGATGGACGAGGCGCGCAAGGATCTGGCCAAGCGCTTCTTCATCCTGCTCTACCTTTTCCTGACGCGGCACTACGAAAAGATCGAAATCGTGTTCATCCGCCACCACACGCAGGCGCAGGAGGTGAGCGAGCACGACTTCTTCCACGCCACCGAAACCGGCGGCACCGTGGTGTCGAGCGCGCTGGTGCTGATGGAGGACATCATCCAGGCGCGCTACCCGCGGGGCGAGTGGAACATCTACGGTGCACAGGCCAGCGATGGCGACAACTGGCACGACGACAGTCCGCGCTGCCGCGAAATCCTCGAACAGAAGATCCTGCCGCTGGTGCGCTACTTCGCCTACATCCAGGTGGTCGAGCAGGAACAGAACCTGTGGCACGAGTACTCGGATCTCGCGATGGAGAGCGAGAACTTCGCCATCCGCAAGGCGGCCGAGGTCGATCAGATCTATCCGGTGTTCCGCGACCTGTTCAAGAAGGAAGGAGCCGCGAAATGA
- a CDS encoding SpoVR family protein, whose protein sequence is MSDTYDRRNNGRAASPGEYGGRRHPAPLSAPLPLKERPTSRLPAPSDWTFELIEQYHDVIRATAQRFGLDTYPNQLEIITAEQMMDAYASVGMPVNYRHWSYGKEFISTEKNYRRGQMGLAYEIVINSNPCISYLMEENTMAMQALVIAHAAYGHNSFFKGNYLFRMWTDASSIIDYLVYAKNYVAACEERHGIDAVELLLDSCHALMNYGVDRYRRPSKLSLTQELARAKDREAYAQQQVNEIWRTLPPKLGRDEAEKEAPRFPAEPQENLLYFIEKNAPLLEPWQREIVRIVRKVAQYFYPQRQTQVMNEGWATFWHHHLLNTMYDDGFLDDGIMIECLKSHTNVVYQPPVGHPAYSGMNPYALGFAMYTDIKRICEAPTDEDRAWFPDMAGSSWLETLDHAMRNFKDESFIGQYLSPRVMRAFRLFAITDDDTEPTLEVSAIHDESGYRNLREAMSRQYDLGSREPNIQVWSVNLRGDRSLMLRHTQHNNRPLHDGAYEVLKHVARLWGFPVHLESVNGQGSVARRWTVDPSST, encoded by the coding sequence ATGAGCGATACCTACGACCGCCGCAACAACGGTCGCGCGGCCTCGCCGGGCGAATACGGCGGACGTCGTCATCCGGCGCCGCTGAGCGCACCGCTGCCGTTGAAGGAACGTCCGACCTCCCGGTTGCCGGCACCCAGCGACTGGACCTTCGAACTGATCGAGCAGTACCACGACGTGATCCGCGCCACCGCGCAGCGCTTCGGGCTCGACACCTATCCGAACCAGCTGGAGATCATTACCGCCGAACAGATGATGGACGCCTACGCCAGCGTGGGCATGCCGGTGAACTACCGGCACTGGAGCTACGGCAAGGAATTCATCAGCACCGAGAAGAACTACCGGCGCGGCCAGATGGGTCTGGCCTACGAAATCGTGATCAACAGCAACCCCTGCATCAGCTACCTGATGGAGGAGAACACGATGGCCATGCAGGCGCTGGTGATTGCGCACGCCGCCTACGGCCACAACAGCTTCTTCAAGGGCAATTACCTGTTCCGGATGTGGACCGACGCGTCGTCCATCATCGACTACCTCGTTTACGCGAAGAACTACGTCGCCGCCTGCGAGGAGCGGCACGGCATCGACGCGGTCGAACTGCTGCTCGACAGCTGCCACGCGCTGATGAATTACGGCGTCGACCGCTACCGTCGGCCGAGCAAGCTCAGCCTGACGCAGGAACTGGCGCGCGCGAAGGACCGCGAGGCCTACGCGCAGCAGCAGGTGAACGAGATCTGGCGCACGCTGCCGCCGAAGCTGGGCCGCGACGAGGCGGAGAAGGAAGCACCGCGCTTCCCGGCCGAGCCGCAGGAGAACCTGCTGTATTTCATCGAGAAGAACGCGCCGCTGCTCGAACCGTGGCAGCGCGAAATCGTGCGCATCGTGCGCAAGGTGGCGCAGTACTTCTATCCGCAGCGCCAGACCCAGGTCATGAACGAGGGCTGGGCCACCTTCTGGCACCACCACCTGCTGAACACGATGTACGACGACGGCTTCCTCGACGACGGCATCATGATCGAGTGCCTGAAGTCGCACACCAACGTCGTCTACCAGCCGCCGGTCGGCCACCCCGCCTACAGCGGCATGAACCCGTACGCGCTGGGTTTTGCGATGTACACCGACATCAAGCGCATCTGCGAGGCGCCCACCGACGAGGACCGCGCATGGTTCCCGGACATGGCGGGCAGCAGCTGGCTGGAAACGCTGGACCACGCGATGCGCAACTTCAAGGACGAAAGCTTCATCGGCCAATACCTGTCGCCGCGCGTGATGCGCGCTTTCCGCCTGTTCGCCATCACCGACGACGACACCGAGCCGACGCTGGAGGTATCGGCCATTCATGACGAGTCGGGCTACCGCAACCTGCGCGAAGCGATGTCGCGTCAGTACGATCTCGGCTCGCGCGAACCGAATATCCAGGTGTGGAGCGTGAATCTGCGCGGCGACCGTTCGCTGATGCTGCGGCACACGCAGCACAACAACCGGCCGCTGCACGACGGCGCCTACGAAGTGCTCAAGCACGTCGCCCGGCTTTGGGGCTTCCCGGTGCATCTGGAAAGCGTGAACGGCCAGGGCTCGGTCGCCCGGCGCTGGACGGTGGATCCGAGCTCGACTTGA
- a CDS encoding DUF411 domain-containing protein: MNTTRRALIGALATAALLPRAATLMAAPKPLVEVWKSPTCGCCKDWVAHLEANGFAVKVYETGNNEARARLGMPAKFASCHTARVDGYLLEGHVPASEVHKMLKERPKALGLAVPAMPVGSPGMDGPEYKGRKDPYDVLLVQTDGGASVYRSYR, encoded by the coding sequence ATGAACACGACACGTCGCGCGCTGATCGGCGCGCTTGCCACCGCGGCCCTGCTGCCGCGCGCCGCCACGCTGATGGCGGCGCCGAAGCCGCTGGTCGAGGTATGGAAAAGCCCGACCTGCGGCTGCTGCAAGGACTGGGTGGCCCATCTCGAAGCGAACGGCTTCGCGGTCAAGGTGTATGAGACCGGCAACAACGAAGCGCGCGCCCGGCTGGGCATGCCGGCGAAGTTCGCCTCCTGCCATACCGCGCGGGTCGACGGCTATCTGCTCGAAGGCCACGTGCCGGCGAGCGAGGTGCACAAGATGCTGAAGGAAAGACCGAAGGCGCTCGGCCTTGCGGTACCGGCGATGCCGGTCGGCTCGCCCGGCATGGACGGCCCCGAGTACAAGGGCCGCAAGGATCCGTACGACGTACTGCTGGTGCAGACGGATGGCGGCGCCAGCGTGTATCGCAGCTACCGCTGA
- a CDS encoding TolC family protein, which yields MRTSTDRGRFRLVPLAAAVALLAGCASFSPDGGFGSVEQTAREKLGKDVSWARSDEDRKAVAERVAELLAQPLSADDAVQIALLNNRGLQAGFHELGIREAEVVRAGRLPNPTFSMFHASKRENGVRDYKIEQALTFNIFSLLTMPQAIEVNRRVFEQSQRAVSLQVLRLAADVRRAWVQAVAAGETLRYMEQVMEAADAGSELARRMRAAGNYSALAQAREQGFHADAALNLARAQQAHTAARERLTRLMGLWGEQTAFRLPDRLPDLPFAPLDAPDIERQAMSSRIDLQIAKLDAEATARNLGLTKTTRFIDVLEVGPARVLEGRRSESYKKGYEISFELPLFDWGGSRVARAEAIYMQSVERAAEAAVNARSEVREAYAGYRTAFDIARHYRDEVVPLRKRISDENLLRYNGMLIGVFELLADARAQVAGVNGYIEALRDFWIAQADLDMALVGRPDLAPPPGATVVTAADAAH from the coding sequence ATGCGCACAAGCACTGATAGGGGCCGGTTCAGGCTCGTGCCGCTGGCGGCGGCAGTCGCGCTGCTGGCCGGGTGCGCCAGCTTCAGCCCGGACGGCGGTTTCGGCTCGGTAGAGCAGACCGCGCGCGAAAAGCTGGGCAAGGATGTCAGCTGGGCGCGCAGCGACGAGGACCGCAAGGCGGTTGCCGAGCGAGTTGCCGAGCTGCTGGCGCAGCCGCTGTCGGCGGACGACGCGGTGCAGATCGCGCTGCTGAACAATCGCGGTCTGCAGGCGGGCTTCCATGAACTGGGCATCCGCGAGGCCGAAGTGGTACGCGCAGGCCGCTTGCCCAATCCGACCTTCTCGATGTTTCACGCCAGCAAGCGCGAGAACGGTGTGCGCGACTACAAGATCGAGCAGGCGCTCACCTTCAACATCTTTTCGCTGTTGACCATGCCGCAGGCGATCGAGGTGAATCGCCGCGTCTTCGAACAGTCGCAGCGTGCGGTATCGCTGCAGGTACTGCGGCTGGCGGCCGACGTGCGCCGCGCCTGGGTGCAGGCGGTGGCCGCCGGCGAAACGCTGCGCTACATGGAACAGGTGATGGAGGCCGCCGACGCCGGTTCCGAACTGGCCCGGCGCATGCGCGCCGCCGGCAACTACAGCGCGCTGGCACAGGCGCGCGAGCAGGGTTTCCACGCCGACGCAGCGCTGAATCTGGCGCGCGCGCAGCAGGCGCACACCGCGGCGCGTGAACGGCTGACCCGGCTCATGGGCCTGTGGGGCGAGCAGACCGCTTTCCGCTTGCCCGATCGCCTGCCCGACCTGCCGTTCGCACCGCTCGACGCGCCCGACATCGAGCGCCAGGCGATGAGCTCGCGCATCGATCTGCAGATCGCGAAGCTCGACGCCGAAGCGACCGCGCGCAACCTCGGGCTGACGAAGACGACGCGTTTCATCGACGTGCTCGAAGTCGGCCCGGCGCGCGTGCTCGAAGGGCGGCGCAGCGAGTCCTACAAGAAGGGCTACGAAATCAGTTTCGAACTGCCGCTGTTCGACTGGGGCGGCTCGCGCGTCGCGCGCGCCGAAGCCATCTACATGCAGTCGGTCGAACGCGCCGCCGAAGCAGCGGTGAACGCCCGCTCCGAAGTGCGTGAGGCCTACGCCGGCTATCGCACCGCCTTCGACATTGCCCGTCATTACCGCGACGAGGTGGTGCCGCTCAGGAAGCGCATTTCCGACGAGAACCTGCTGCGCTACAACGGCATGCTGATCGGCGTATTCGAACTGCTGGCCGACGCCCGCGCGCAGGTGGCCGGTGTGAATGGCTACATCGAAGCACTGCGCGACTTCTGGATCGCCCAGGCCGATCTCGACATGGCGCTGGTCGGCCGCCCCGATCTCGCTCCGCCGCCCGGCGCAACCGTTGTCACCGCAGCCGACGCGGCCCACTGA